One stretch of Anguilla anguilla isolate fAngAng1 chromosome 5, fAngAng1.pri, whole genome shotgun sequence DNA includes these proteins:
- the b3gnt9 gene encoding UDP-GlcNAc:betaGal beta-1,3-N-acetylglucosaminyltransferase 9 has translation MRRFHLKGDLLCTFLLLILLCLLLYAHHALTPDWETWRLDEKATSSRALLGAVTESQEVKLAPTQGPERPTNQALFQFHFQSHSQSRSQRKLQPRLQPKAQAKPQAKLQLKTQAKLQPKTQSKTQAKPQSKPQVQAKPKGAQKVEPPPPMVTRPPFDFQQYLLDKDNRDFTLLIDQPSKCVEKTGKPPYLLIAIKSVAADFHKRQVVRRTWGREGTFQGGVQVETVFLLGVPHNKSALPLWDRLLAYESRTFRDILLWDFEDTFFNLTLKETHFLKWVNTTCPEVKFIFKGDADVYVNIDNILEMLREQDANGDLFVGDIIFHARPIRRRNSKYFVPEIVYGQGIYPSYAGGGGFVMSGFTARRLHRACQEVEIFPIDDVFLGMCLLRIGLEPSRHEGFRTFGIVKPSAAPNLQVFDPCFYRELMVVHSLTVPQIWLMWNLLHDPQLTCHTRIVPTASPFKWRGKTTIPPNVQRTTPPPPQLADYGVEVFVKH, from the coding sequence ATGAGGAGGTTCCACCTCAAAGGGGACCTTCTGTGCACCTTCCTCCTGCTGATCCTGCTCTGCCTGCTCCTGTATGCCCACCACGCCCTCACACCCGACTGGGAAACTTGGAGACTTGATGAAAAGGCCACCAGCTCCCGGGCACTCCTGGGGGCTGTAACCGAGAGCCAGGAGGTGAAGTTGGCCCCTACCCAGGGCCCAGAGCGGCCCACCAACCAGGCTCTCTTCCAGTTCCACTTTCAGTCCCATTCCCAGTCCCGGTCTCAGCGCAAGCTACAACCCAGACTGCAGCCTAAGGCTCAGGCAAAACCTCAGGCAAAACTTCAGCTTAAGACCCAAGCTAAACTCCAGCCTAAAACCCAGTCTAAGACCCAGGCTAAGCCTCAGTCTAAACCTCAGGTGCAGGCTAAGCCCAAGGGTGCTCAGAAGGTCGAGCCACCGCCACCCATGGTAACCCGTCCACCCTTTGACTTCCAGCAGTACCTGCTGGACAAAGACAACCGGGACTTCACCCTTCTAATAGACCAGCCATCGAAGTGCGTGGAGAAGACTGGGAAGCCCCCTTACCTGCTCATTGCCATCAAGTCGGTGGCGGCCGATTTCCACAAGCGGCAGGTGGTCCGCCGCACCTGGGGCCGGGAGGGCACATTCCAGGGCGGAGTGCAGGTGGAGACAGTCTTCCTGTTGGGCGTGCCCCACAACAAAAGCGCCCTCCCTCTGTGGGATCGTTTGCTGGCCTATGAGAGCCGCACCTTCCGAGACATTCTTCTGTGGGACTTTGAGGACACTTTCTTCAACCTGACCCTGAAGGAGACCCATTTCCTCAAATGGGTGAACACCACCTGCCCTGAAGTCAAGTTCATCTTCAAGGGTGACGCCGATGTCTATGTCAACATCGACAATATCCTGGAGATGCTGCGCGAACAGGATGCCAACGGGGACCTCTTTGTGGGCGACATCATCTTCCACGCCCGGCCCATCCGGCGTCGCAACAGCAAGTACTTTGTTCCTGAGATTGTGTACGGCCAGGGGATATACCCATCGtatgcggggggcggggggttcgTCATGTCAGGGTTCACGGCGCGTCGGCTCCACAGGGCCTGCCAGGAGGTGGAGATCTTCCCCATCGATGACGTCTTCCTGGGAATGTGCCTCCTGCGGATTGGCCTGGAGCCGTCGCGCCACGAGGGCTTCCGCACGTTCGGCATCGTCAAGCCCTCGGCCGCACCCAACCTGCAGGTCTTTGACCCCTGCTTCTACCGGGAGCTGATGGTGGTACACAGCCTGACCGTCCCTCAGATTTGGCTCATGTGGAATCTGCTGCATGACCCCCAGTTGACCTGCCACACCCGGATCGTCCCAACCGCATCGCCCTTCAAGTGGAGGGGGAAGACCACAATCCCACCCAATGTGCAGCGCAcaacgccccctcccccacagctaGCTGACTATGGAGTAGAGGTGTTTGTGAAACACTGA
- the bbs2 gene encoding Bardet-Biedl syndrome 2 protein homolog has translation MLVPIFTLKLNHKINPRMVTVGKFDGVHPCLTAATQAGKVFIHNPHGRGQRKAAHRLSQSAQDSDISLLNINQAVSCLTAGTLGPATTGDSLLVGSQTNLLAYDVHDNSDIFYREVTDGANAIVLGKLGDIPSPLAIIGGNCALQGFDYEGNDQFWTVTGDNVRSLVLCDFTGDGKNELLVGSEDFDIRVFREDELVSEMAENETVTSLCHMHGSRFGYALANGTVGVYDRTARYWRIKSKNHAMSIHAFDLNADGVVELITGWSNGKIDARSDRTGEVIFKDNFSASVAGVVEGDYRMDGQVQLICASVDGEVRGYLPASKEMKGNLMDTSVEQDLIRELSQRKQNLLLELRNYEENAKATSGSLSSEGDTQMGVIPANTQLQTALSVKAATESQKAHIELNISTPNETIIRAVLIFAEGIFEGESHVVHPSAQNLSGCVRVPIVPPKDIPVDLHIKAFVGGKSSTQFHVFEITRQLPRFSMYELSPSPAAAPPTGRVTFNINDRPQRVVMWLNQNFLLPEGTDTPDVCFTSLRQGGLLRISMQSNGEITLKTDDIDLAGDLIQSLASFLAIDDLQAEADFPAYFEEVRATLTEVDEFHSVHQKLTAAMADHSNHIRNMLVQAEDARLMGDMMTMKKRYIELYDLNRDLINEYKIRSNNHNALVTCLKSVNQAIQRAGRLRVGKPKNQVITACRDAIKSNNVNALFKVMRAGTAFS, from the exons ATGCTGGTGCCAATCTTCACTCTCAAGTTGAACCACAAAATAAACCCACGTATGGTGACTGTGGGCAAGTTTGACGGGGTGCATCCGTGCCTCACAGCAGCCACACAAGCGGGGAAG GTGTTCATCCACAATCCGCACGGGCGTGGCCAGCGGAAGGCGGCACACCGGCTGAGCCAGAGCGCGCAGGACTCGGACATCTCCCTGCTCAACATCAACCAGGCCGTCAGCTGCCTTACGGCCGGAACGCTGGGGCCCGCCACCACCGGCGACTCGCTGCTCGTGGGCTCCCAGACCAACCTGCTGGCCTACGACGTGCACGACAACTCCGACATCTTCTACAGGGAG GTTACAGATGGGGCCAACGCCATTGTGTTGGGTAAGCTGGGAGATATCCCTTCTCCCCTGGCCATCATCGGGGGAAACTGCGCCCTACAAGGGTTCGACTACGAGGGAAACGACCAGTTCTGGACG gttACTGGGGACAACGTGCGATCTTTGGTGCTCTGTGACTTCACTGGTGATGGGAAAAATGAG CTTCTCGTTGGATCAGAAGACTTTGACATCCGTGTCTTCAGAGAGGATGAGCTTGTGTCAGAGATGGCTGAGAATGAG ACTGTGACCTCTCTCTGCCACATGCACGGCAGTAGATTTGGGTACGCTTTGGCCAACGGCACAGTGGGAGTGTATGATCGCACTGCCCGCTACTGGCGGATAAAG TCGAAGAACCACGCAATGAGCATCCACGCTTTTGACCTGAACGCTGACGGAGTTGTGGAGCTCATCACCGGGTGGTCCAATGGGAAG ATCGACGCCCGTAGCGACCGCACTGGTGAGGTCATTTTCAAAGACAACTTCTCAGCGTCGGTGGCCGGGGTGGTGGAAGGAGACTACCGCATGGACGGCCAGGTGCAGCTCATCTGCGCGTCTGTGGATGGAGAAG TACGGGGTTACCTCCCAGCCAGTAAGGAGATGAAGGGGAACCTGATGGACACCAGTGTGGAACAGGACCTGATCCGGGAGCTAAGCCAGCGCAAGCAGAACCTTCTGCTGGAACTACGCAACTACGAGGAGAATGCCAAG GCCACGTCTGGATCTCTGTCCTCAGAGGGTGACACGCAGATGGGCGTCATCCCCGCCAACACCCAGCTGCAGACGGCCCTCTCAGTCAAAGCGGCCACGGAGAGCCAGAAGGCCCACATCGAGCTCAACATCTCCACCCCCAAcg AGACCATCATCCGGGCGGTGCTGATTTTCGCCGAGGGGATCTTCGAGGGAGAGAGTCACGTGGTGCACCCCAGCGCCCAGAACCTGTCTGGCTGTGTGCGGGTTCCCATAGTTCCCCCCAAGGACATCCCCGTCGACCTGCACATCAAAGCCTTCGTCGGTGGAAAGAGCAG CACACAGTTCCATGTGTTTGAGATCACGCGCCAGCTGCCCCGGTTCTCCATGTATGAGCTGAGCCCCAGCCCCgcagcagccccgcccacaggaaGGGTCACCTTCAACATCAACGACCGACCGCAGAGA GTGGTCATGTGGCTGAACCAGAACTTCCTGCTCCCTGAGGGAACGGACACCCCGGATGTGTGCTTCACCTCCCTGCGCCAGGGGGGGCTACTGCGCATCAGCATGCAGTCTAACGGAGAG ATCACGTTAAAGACCGATGACATTGACCTTGCGGGGGACCTGATCCAATCTCTGGCCTCCTTCCTGGCCATCGATGACCTGCAGGCAGAGGCCGACTTCCCGGCCTATTTTGAAGAGGTGCGGGCGACTCTGACCGAG GTGGACGAATTTCACTCGGTCCATCAGAAGCTGACGGCGGCCATGGCCGACCACTCCAACCACATCCGCAACATGCTGGTGCAGGCGGAGGACGCGCGGCTGATGGGCGACAT GATGACCATGAAGAAGCGCTACATTGAGCTGTATGACCTGAACAGGGACCTGATAAACGAGTACAAGATCCGCTCCAACAATCACAACGCCCTCGTCACCTGCCTCAAGTCTGTCAACCAGGCCATCCAAAGAGCAGGGCGGCTACGAG TGGGCAAGCCGAAGAACCAGGTGATCACTGCGTGCCGAGATGCCATCAAAAGCAACAACGTCAACGCTCTCTTCAAAGTCATGAGGGCAGGGACCGCGTTCTCCTGA